A genomic stretch from Desulfotignum balticum DSM 7044 includes:
- a CDS encoding ABC transporter permease: protein MIKVMSLAIRNLLRYKRRTLLTGLLIAVGVMAVIVFTGLSGSFKRAIVGQITDSVLSHLQVHKKGYMASIDNLPLDRMIPEKPFHKLTDILNQTPGVDGFSPRIKFGAMLSNFAQTTNVRLNGIDPKKELTAVPLLPSRIKNPLNPDVLLTPGQVLLPEILAKGMGIGAGDTVVLVANNKDGSVNGMTFVVAGVVESLMGPGGRDGYLHLDDAAGLLRMDTPEISEVAVRVTGFDTLATVADRVNQALAPMTTPKGQPLFEVHTWQQLTPFYNVVRMIDLMTLGIKIILIAVVLISVLNVMIMSVYERVREIGTLAAMGTQPFRIMALFVAEGFCLGLTGALAGAVLGTGVLWILNLTGVEVAFGGANQVFELAPSVTPGEVISACLIVLLVSVLASLQPAAKAAALEPVDALRHV from the coding sequence ATGATCAAGGTCATGTCTTTAGCCATCAGAAACCTGCTGCGGTACAAGCGCCGCACCCTGCTCACCGGGCTGCTCATTGCCGTGGGCGTCATGGCGGTGATCGTTTTCACAGGCCTGAGCGGATCATTCAAACGGGCGATCGTGGGCCAGATCACCGATTCTGTGCTCAGTCATCTCCAGGTGCACAAAAAAGGGTATATGGCCAGCATTGACAATCTGCCCCTGGACCGGATGATCCCGGAAAAGCCGTTTCACAAACTGACGGATATTCTGAACCAGACACCGGGGGTGGACGGATTTTCTCCCCGCATCAAATTCGGGGCCATGCTCAGCAATTTTGCCCAGACCACCAATGTGCGCCTCAACGGCATTGACCCCAAAAAAGAACTGACGGCCGTGCCTCTGCTGCCGTCCCGGATAAAAAACCCCCTGAACCCTGATGTGCTGCTGACTCCCGGCCAGGTGCTTTTGCCTGAAATTCTGGCCAAAGGCATGGGAATCGGCGCGGGGGACACCGTGGTGCTGGTGGCCAACAACAAGGATGGCTCCGTGAACGGCATGACCTTTGTGGTGGCCGGCGTGGTGGAAAGCCTGATGGGCCCGGGCGGCCGGGACGGATACCTGCACCTGGACGATGCGGCGGGGCTTTTGCGCATGGATACCCCGGAAATCAGCGAGGTGGCCGTGCGGGTCACGGGTTTTGACACCCTGGCAACCGTGGCGGACCGGGTGAACCAGGCCCTGGCCCCCATGACCACGCCCAAGGGCCAGCCCTTGTTCGAGGTGCATACCTGGCAGCAGCTCACCCCGTTTTACAATGTGGTGCGCATGATCGATCTCATGACCCTGGGCATCAAGATCATTCTGATTGCCGTGGTGCTGATCAGCGTGCTCAATGTCATGATCATGAGCGTGTATGAACGGGTCAGAGAAATCGGTACCCTGGCTGCCATGGGTACCCAGCCGTTCCGGATCATGGCCTTGTTTGTGGCGGAAGGGTTCTGCTTAGGCCTCACGGGTGCGCTGGCGGGTGCGGTCCTGGGAACCGGGGTGCTGTGGATCCTGAACCTGACCGGCGTGGAAGTGGCGTTCGGCGGGGCCAACCAGGTATTTGAGCTGGCCCCGTCCGTGACCCCGGGCGAAGTGATCTCCGCCTGCCTCATCGTGCTGCTGGTGTCCGTGCTTGCCAGTTTGCAGCCCGCAGCCAAGGCCGCGGCCCTGGAACCCGTGGATGCCCTGCGCCATGTGTGA
- a CDS encoding ABC transporter ATP-binding protein: protein MNIVTFETVSKTYRTGETTVTALGDVSLKIPKGMFTAFVGPSGSGKTTALNLIGCLDQPSKGTVTVAGQATGNMNRRQSAAFRGKHLGFVFQDFNLLPVLTVHENVEYPLLMIQDLPKSHRGPAVEKVLAAVGMADQAGKYPAQLSGGQKQRVAIARALVGNPALVLADEPTANLDGATAQKVIDLMKRMRDEFGITFIFSTHDPRIMDQAEAFFHMEDGRLKDASENMVDPLGGDI from the coding sequence ATGAACATCGTTACATTTGAAACCGTTTCCAAAACCTACCGGACCGGTGAAACCACGGTCACGGCGTTGGGAGATGTCAGTCTGAAGATCCCCAAAGGGATGTTCACCGCGTTTGTGGGACCGTCCGGCAGCGGCAAGACCACGGCGTTGAACCTGATCGGATGCCTGGATCAGCCTTCCAAAGGAACCGTGACCGTGGCCGGACAGGCCACCGGCAACATGAACCGGCGTCAGAGTGCGGCGTTCAGAGGAAAACACTTAGGGTTTGTGTTCCAGGATTTCAATCTGCTGCCCGTGCTCACGGTGCATGAAAACGTGGAATATCCGTTGCTCATGATCCAGGACTTACCCAAATCCCACCGCGGCCCGGCCGTGGAAAAAGTGCTGGCTGCCGTGGGTATGGCAGACCAGGCCGGCAAATATCCGGCCCAGCTGTCCGGGGGACAGAAACAGCGGGTGGCCATTGCCAGGGCCCTGGTGGGCAATCCGGCCCTGGTGCTGGCGGATGAACCCACAGCCAACCTGGACGGGGCCACTGCCCAGAAGGTGATCGATCTGATGAAACGCATGCGGGATGAATTCGGCATCACATTCATCTTTTCCACCCATGACCCCCGGATCATGGACCAGGCTGAGGCGTTTTTTCACATGGAGGACGGCCGCCTGAAAGATGCGTCTGAAAATATGGTTGACCCCTTGGGAGGTGACATATGA
- a CDS encoding MFS transporter — protein MTTSQTKKMIPQPPDGKFTHPVVLVGCLCAAEVAGMLGVFAFPALLPHFMQIWELSGNQAGWINGIYFIGYTGAVPVLTSLTDRMDARRIYLAGCVIGIISNFGFAFLAGGFWTALLFRALCGISLAGTFIPGLKALMDRVAPSAQPRSIAFYTACFGLGMSASFFVAGQVFETWGWETAFVAAAAGSGLALVLAGVILAPVLPSAPDFMIKRHILDFRPVWQNRNARAYILAYMCHTWEMFAARAWLVAFMAFNLSLHPGSESYLIPTTVMAVAGIAGMLASIAGAELAVRFPRKTMVILIMGVSGLISVTIGFWAGLDPAWVAMLCIVYTIFFQGDSAAIHAGVITSARPDLRGATMALQSLGGFGAAALGTIAAGWVLDLSGGGHTIFSWGVTFASMGVASVTGVILVARIAD, from the coding sequence ATGACAACTTCACAGACAAAAAAAATGATCCCCCAGCCGCCGGACGGCAAATTCACGCACCCGGTGGTGCTGGTGGGGTGTCTGTGTGCAGCCGAGGTGGCCGGTATGCTGGGGGTGTTTGCCTTTCCGGCACTGCTGCCGCATTTTATGCAGATCTGGGAGTTGTCCGGCAATCAGGCCGGGTGGATCAACGGCATCTATTTTATCGGATATACCGGAGCCGTGCCCGTGCTCACCAGCCTCACGGACCGGATGGACGCCCGGCGGATCTACCTGGCCGGATGTGTCATCGGCATCATTTCCAATTTCGGGTTTGCATTTCTGGCCGGCGGGTTCTGGACGGCCCTTCTCTTCCGCGCGCTGTGCGGTATTTCCCTGGCCGGTACCTTCATCCCCGGGCTCAAGGCCCTCATGGACCGGGTGGCCCCGTCTGCCCAGCCCCGGAGCATCGCGTTTTACACGGCCTGCTTCGGCCTGGGCATGAGCGCATCGTTTTTTGTTGCCGGCCAGGTGTTTGAAACATGGGGGTGGGAAACCGCGTTTGTTGCGGCTGCCGCCGGGTCCGGCCTGGCCCTGGTGCTGGCAGGGGTCATCCTTGCACCGGTTTTGCCATCCGCGCCTGACTTCATGATCAAACGCCATATCCTGGATTTCCGCCCGGTGTGGCAGAACCGCAATGCAAGGGCCTATATCCTGGCCTATATGTGCCACACCTGGGAAATGTTTGCGGCCCGGGCCTGGCTGGTGGCGTTCATGGCGTTCAATCTGTCGTTACATCCGGGATCTGAAAGTTATCTGATCCCCACCACGGTGATGGCTGTGGCCGGGATCGCCGGCATGCTGGCCAGCATTGCCGGGGCCGAACTGGCCGTGCGGTTTCCCAGAAAAACCATGGTGATCCTGATCATGGGGGTGTCCGGCCTGATATCTGTGACCATCGGGTTCTGGGCCGGGCTGGATCCGGCCTGGGTGGCAATGCTGTGCATTGTGTACACCATTTTTTTCCAGGGAGATTCTGCTGCCATCCACGCCGGGGTGATTACTTCGGCCCGGCCGGACCTGCGTGGGGCCACCATGGCCCTTCAGTCTTTGGGCGGATTCGGGGCCGCGGCTTTAGGCACCATTGCGGCCGGGTGGGTCCTGGATCTGTCCGGCGGGGGGCATACGATTTTTTCCTGGGGCGTCACCTTTGCTTCCATGGGTGTGGCATCGGTCACAGGGGTGATCCTGGTGGCACGGATTGCCGATTAA
- a CDS encoding nucleotidyltransferase family protein, whose protein sequence is MNNTLSRNEIISLIKAEKPFFKENFGVIHIGIFGSYAKDRQTIDICENHLPKLRETIRKMLA, encoded by the coding sequence ATGAATAACACTCTTTCCAGAAATGAAATAATAAGTTTGATAAAGGCTGAAAAACCTTTTTTTAAGGAAAATTTTGGTGTCATTCATATCGGGATTTTTGGTTCTTATGCCAAAGATCGGCAAACGATTGATATCTGTGAAAACCATCTTCCAAAACTGAGGGAAACAATTAGAAAAATGCTCGCATAA
- a CDS encoding GNAT family N-acetyltransferase: MTITLSLAKIEDAEMLKSISVEAFTGDYEQYGSYPPGIESLAWHQSEIEKGHYYKIQYNDELAGGICIIPSYNELIEIKYFFISEKYQNKRIGSMTVELIEKQYSSAKAWTLATPYKAYRNHHFYEKFGYTKIGEFQPDPNNAFKLFEYKKEIVK, encoded by the coding sequence TTGACGATTACACTCTCTTTGGCAAAAATTGAGGATGCAGAAATGCTGAAATCAATCAGCGTTGAGGCTTTTACTGGTGATTATGAGCAGTACGGCTCTTATCCTCCGGGAATTGAGTCGTTAGCTTGGCATCAATCAGAAATTGAAAAAGGCCATTATTATAAAATTCAATACAATGATGAGCTTGCTGGTGGCATTTGCATCATCCCATCATATAATGAACTGATAGAAATAAAGTACTTTTTCATTTCTGAAAAATATCAAAACAAGCGAATTGGCTCCATGACAGTGGAGTTAATTGAAAAACAATATAGCAGCGCAAAAGCTTGGACACTTGCAACACCATATAAAGCCTATCGAAACCACCACTTTTATGAAAAATTTGGTTATACAAAGATTGGTGAATTTCAGCCAGATCCAAATAATGCGTTCAAGTTGTTTGAGTACAAAAAAGAAATCGTGAAATAA
- a CDS encoding PLP-dependent aminotransferase family protein, which produces MNIFFAVGPGLLHGFIKDKTNTNNFFQRSFSVLAARPLKKALYLKKGNNMNDIFADRITDVPRSFIREILKVALDPEVISFAGGLPNRDLFPVQELTNATSEVFSIYGRDIFQYSNSEGYLKLRENIAENYQKKGLSVSPENILITNGAQQGLDLLGKVLLNDGDVVVLEEPGYLGAIQAFSLYKPTFLPVKVSEQGMNIDGLQKVFTNNSPKLVYSVPNFQNPSGITYSNENRQEIASIIQDKTTFLIEDNPYGDLRFSGEPQLSFKHYLPEKVILLGSFSKIVVPGFRIGWIVAPDNILQKLLVAKQASDLHTCHFTQYIIYQYLQKNDIQRHIEKVAQKYGEQCQSMLESMEKYFPACVAYTKPEGGMFLWVTLPADISAMDLFEISVKEKVVFVPGNPFYINNNGENTFRLNFSCTDKQTTETGIKRLGGAIETLQKRV; this is translated from the coding sequence TTGAACATTTTTTTTGCAGTGGGACCGGGCTTACTGCACGGTTTTATAAAGGATAAAACAAATACAAACAATTTTTTTCAGCGGTCGTTTTCGGTACTTGCCGCCCGGCCCCTGAAAAAGGCGTTATACCTAAAAAAAGGCAATAACATGAATGATATATTTGCAGATAGGATAACTGATGTCCCTCGATCATTTATCAGGGAAATCCTAAAGGTGGCATTAGATCCAGAAGTGATTTCATTCGCTGGTGGCCTGCCAAACAGGGATTTATTCCCCGTTCAAGAGCTTACAAATGCAACGAGTGAAGTATTTAGTATATATGGAAGGGATATTTTTCAATATAGCAACTCAGAAGGCTACCTGAAGCTACGCGAGAATATTGCAGAGAACTATCAGAAAAAAGGACTTAGTGTCTCTCCGGAAAATATTCTTATTACAAATGGCGCTCAGCAAGGGCTTGATCTTTTAGGAAAAGTTTTACTTAACGATGGAGACGTTGTAGTTCTCGAAGAGCCGGGTTATTTAGGTGCTATTCAGGCATTTTCGCTGTATAAACCCACGTTTTTGCCTGTAAAGGTTTCTGAGCAGGGAATGAACATAGATGGGTTACAGAAAGTATTTACCAACAACAGCCCTAAATTAGTTTACTCGGTTCCAAATTTTCAAAATCCTTCAGGTATCACATACAGTAATGAAAATAGACAAGAAATTGCCAGCATAATCCAAGACAAAACTACATTCCTCATTGAGGATAATCCCTATGGAGATTTGCGGTTTTCAGGAGAACCTCAGCTATCTTTCAAGCATTATCTGCCAGAAAAGGTTATTTTACTTGGCTCGTTCTCAAAAATAGTGGTGCCAGGTTTTCGTATTGGTTGGATAGTTGCTCCTGATAATATTCTGCAAAAGCTGTTAGTGGCAAAACAGGCTTCTGATCTGCATACATGTCACTTCACACAGTATATTATCTATCAATACTTACAAAAAAATGACATCCAAAGACATATAGAAAAAGTTGCTCAAAAATATGGAGAGCAGTGCCAAAGCATGCTGGAAAGTATGGAAAAGTATTTTCCAGCATGCGTTGCATATACTAAACCAGAAGGAGGAATGTTCCTTTGGGTCACTCTTCCAGCTGATATTTCAGCAATGGATTTATTTGAAATTTCAGTAAAAGAAAAGGTGGTCTTCGTTCCAGGCAATCCATTCTATATTAACAACAATGGCGAGAATACTTTCCGACTGAATTTTTCATGTACAGATAAACAGACTACAGAGACAGGAATTAAGAGGTTGGGGGGCGCAATAGAAACTCTACAAAAACGGGTATAA
- a CDS encoding tyrosine-type recombinase/integrase, whose translation MSNLIKRFKEDLHLAGYAERSIQSYTSAVLKLQRFYNKPLEDISEEQLRQYWLCCQSEFGWSAATLRISYSGIQHFFRKTLVREWNIFNDIKWKREQTLPTILSLEEVRKIIYALPTAQSQTFYLTLYSMGLRLREATTLQVKDILSDRGLVHIHAGKSALDRTVPLPKITLLSLREYYKTHGNPKWIFPALGRNGGKNADQPA comes from the coding sequence ATGAGCAATTTAATTAAACGTTTTAAAGAAGATCTCCATTTAGCCGGTTATGCTGAGCGAAGCATTCAATCCTATACCAGCGCGGTTTTAAAACTACAGCGCTTTTACAATAAGCCATTAGAAGATATCAGCGAAGAGCAGCTTCGTCAATACTGGCTTTGTTGTCAAAGTGAATTTGGCTGGAGCGCTGCAACACTGCGCATCAGTTACTCCGGCATACAACATTTTTTCAGAAAGACCCTTGTGCGTGAATGGAATATTTTCAACGACATCAAATGGAAACGAGAACAAACTTTACCGACCATTCTGAGTCTGGAGGAAGTCAGGAAGATTATTTATGCTCTTCCCACTGCACAAAGCCAGACATTTTATTTGACATTATATTCCATGGGACTGCGTTTGAGGGAAGCAACAACGCTTCAGGTCAAAGATATTCTTTCCGACAGGGGGCTTGTGCATATTCATGCCGGAAAAAGCGCGCTGGACAGGACTGTCCCTTTACCAAAAATTACTCTGCTCAGTTTACGTGAATACTATAAAACCCATGGCAATCCAAAATGGATATTCCCTGCCTTGGGCCGCAACGGCGGGAAGAACGCTGATCAGCCAGCATGA
- a CDS encoding HEPN domain-containing protein, protein MPYKTSLISRFEAAISQVDELLAIHHYLQFAPVTEVTDNVLRASLTMMVSAIDTSVHELIISAIMFEIKEDKSIFKLDNVKIGALASKESDKDTRIRLIESDLRRQFSKESFQSSRQIENSLGKIGITNIWTKLASTLGQPPEDIKIKLDLLVRRRNQIVHEGDLDHLHSIRDIARGDLNDSLAFTKDLVAGMINEYTNLINV, encoded by the coding sequence ATGCCATATAAAACCAGCTTAATTTCAAGATTTGAAGCAGCAATATCTCAAGTTGACGAGCTATTAGCAATTCACCATTACTTGCAATTTGCTCCAGTAACAGAGGTTACCGATAATGTTTTGCGAGCATCTCTTACGATGATGGTATCAGCTATTGATACTTCTGTACATGAGTTGATTATAAGCGCAATCATGTTCGAGATAAAAGAAGACAAATCAATCTTCAAACTTGACAATGTTAAAATTGGCGCATTAGCATCAAAAGAATCAGATAAGGATACTCGGATAAGGTTGATTGAATCAGATCTTCGTCGCCAATTTTCAAAAGAATCCTTCCAATCCTCCAGACAAATAGAAAATTCACTTGGTAAAATTGGTATTACAAATATATGGACAAAACTGGCATCTACATTAGGTCAACCTCCTGAAGATATCAAAATTAAACTTGATCTGCTGGTGCGGCGGCGGAATCAAATAGTCCATGAAGGTGATCTGGACCACCTTCATAGTATTCGTGACATTGCCAGGGGAGATCTCAATGACTCATTAGCATTCACCAAAGATCTGGTCGCTGGAATGATAAATGAGTACACCAATTTAATAAACGTCTAA
- a CDS encoding ParA family protein, translating to MKRISLFNHKGGVSKTTSVYHLGWMLTKLGKKVLLVDGDSQCNLSILTMGEDGFEAHLEATPENTIKELLKPAFKGQPKPLEALEAIQVKDNEKLFLIPGSFDLTEYDVALGMSFGFSEAIGTLANLPGSFNYLIRKYEEKYSIDYTIIDLNPSLSAINQTLFLTSDYFIVPTSCDYFSKLAIKSLKKILPSWENWAKKARQILHDSSYPMKNETPKYIGAIIQRYNIRLGKATQANQEIIDDIRHEIANNFFPNLYDAGMIIEQDDQKLFDIQVPDFNTLNALYHQHGYPVFEINEQMMRDAGWFGATLTTNEEKIELFRATYEDLANRVIEHAI from the coding sequence ATGAAACGAATTAGTCTTTTTAATCACAAAGGTGGAGTAAGCAAAACCACATCCGTTTACCATTTGGGATGGATGCTTACTAAATTAGGTAAAAAGGTGTTGCTCGTTGATGGGGACTCTCAATGCAATCTAAGTATTCTCACAATGGGAGAAGATGGGTTTGAGGCACATTTAGAAGCAACCCCAGAGAACACAATTAAAGAATTATTAAAGCCAGCATTCAAAGGACAACCTAAACCTTTAGAAGCACTTGAGGCCATCCAGGTAAAAGACAACGAAAAACTTTTCCTGATTCCTGGCTCTTTTGATCTTACAGAATATGATGTAGCTTTAGGAATGAGCTTTGGATTTAGTGAGGCAATAGGTACGCTTGCCAATTTGCCAGGTTCATTTAATTATTTAATTAGAAAATACGAAGAAAAATATAGTATTGATTATACAATAATTGACTTAAACCCATCATTGTCCGCAATTAATCAAACACTATTTTTAACTTCTGATTACTTTATTGTTCCAACATCCTGTGATTATTTTTCAAAACTTGCCATTAAATCACTTAAAAAAATTTTACCGTCATGGGAAAATTGGGCAAAAAAAGCCCGACAAATATTGCATGATTCATCCTATCCCATGAAAAATGAAACGCCTAAATATATCGGTGCTATTATACAGCGGTATAATATTAGACTCGGAAAAGCAACACAGGCAAACCAAGAAATTATTGACGATATTAGACATGAGATAGCAAACAATTTTTTTCCAAATCTATATGATGCAGGAATGATTATTGAACAAGATGATCAAAAATTATTTGATATTCAAGTTCCTGACTTCAACACATTAAACGCGCTATATCATCAGCATGGCTATCCTGTTTTTGAAATTAACGAACAAATGATGAGAGATGCAGGTTGGTTCGGTGCAACATTAACTACGAATGAAGAAAAAATAGAATTATTCCGAGCTACATATGAAGATTTGGCAAATAGAGTGATTGAACATGCCATATAA